The following are encoded together in the Geobacter sulfurreducens PCA genome:
- a CDS encoding B12-binding domain-containing radical SAM protein: MKVVLVAIHPYPSPQAVPLANACLAAYLATDEELSARVRAVLCDFFTGTAVGTCVDDILANAPDAVGFSVYLWNRDDARAVADELRRRAPGLTLFAGGPEATADPAGLLTGSSFDFLIQGEGEIPFLDVMGRLEIGEPGRGAVGTAWLDNDTLKHTPARPIRLIDTAPSPLLTGIIDPSGYPGILWQLARGCDFSCEYCFDDKGERGVRRYSLERIDAELDVIVRSGVPQVFVLDSTFNQDRERAKKVLKMIRARARHVHFHFEVRSEFIDREMAKLFAGITCSLQIGLQSADPKILRRIRRHLDPDDFRERIGLLNESGAIFGFDLIYGLPGDSLAAFRRSLDFALELYPNHLDIFPLAILPGTILANRASSEGLEHLTAPPYTLTGSPTFTPSDLERAARLAEACDIFYTRGKAVAWFNSVASALRLSPAALLDEFAAWLDDTRQKGERGTDLGDQDIWLMQREFLDRIFRRRKRAALLPLALDLVDYHYYFAAALVAPPPPLPTDRELSGRDLLGAVFSLAPTARLAHFSYEIVDILEAGEVDLAAFRDCFAPSGSWAVIYPRGGDVYTEPLLESYAKFLQGLDGTGQAGAAASRAGLTRAEAREFLDFAAAEGIVVLATQAQ, encoded by the coding sequence GTGAAGGTTGTCCTTGTCGCCATTCATCCCTATCCCTCGCCCCAGGCCGTTCCCCTCGCCAATGCCTGTCTTGCGGCATATCTTGCTACCGACGAGGAGCTGTCGGCCCGGGTGCGGGCCGTGTTGTGCGATTTTTTTACCGGCACGGCTGTCGGCACCTGCGTGGACGATATCCTTGCCAATGCCCCCGATGCCGTCGGGTTTTCCGTTTACCTCTGGAACCGGGACGACGCCCGTGCCGTGGCGGATGAGTTGCGGCGCCGCGCACCGGGTCTGACGCTCTTTGCCGGCGGCCCCGAAGCAACGGCCGATCCGGCGGGACTGCTCACCGGCTCTTCCTTTGATTTCCTCATCCAGGGCGAGGGGGAAATCCCTTTTCTCGATGTGATGGGGCGCCTTGAGATCGGTGAACCGGGCCGGGGAGCCGTGGGTACGGCCTGGCTTGACAACGACACGCTCAAGCACACGCCGGCTCGTCCGATCCGCCTTATTGATACCGCCCCATCGCCCCTGCTGACGGGGATTATCGATCCGTCCGGCTATCCCGGCATCCTCTGGCAGCTTGCCCGAGGCTGTGATTTCTCCTGCGAATACTGTTTTGACGACAAGGGAGAGCGCGGGGTGCGGCGCTACTCCCTGGAGCGGATCGACGCGGAGCTCGACGTGATCGTCCGCAGTGGCGTTCCTCAGGTGTTTGTCCTTGACTCTACCTTCAACCAGGATCGGGAACGGGCGAAAAAAGTCCTGAAGATGATTCGGGCCCGCGCCCGCCATGTCCATTTCCATTTCGAGGTCAGGAGCGAGTTCATCGACCGGGAGATGGCCAAGCTTTTCGCGGGGATTACCTGTTCCCTTCAGATCGGTCTCCAGAGCGCCGACCCGAAAATCCTGCGCAGAATCAGGCGCCATCTGGATCCCGACGACTTTCGCGAGCGGATTGGCCTGCTCAACGAAAGCGGGGCGATTTTCGGTTTCGACCTGATCTACGGGCTTCCCGGCGACTCCCTGGCTGCGTTCCGCCGCAGCCTCGACTTTGCCCTGGAGCTCTACCCGAATCACCTGGACATCTTTCCCCTGGCGATCCTTCCCGGCACCATCCTCGCCAACCGGGCGTCTTCGGAAGGCCTGGAGCACCTTACCGCGCCTCCCTATACCCTTACGGGATCCCCCACCTTTACCCCCTCGGACCTTGAGAGGGCTGCTCGCCTGGCCGAAGCCTGCGATATCTTCTATACCCGCGGAAAGGCCGTTGCCTGGTTCAACAGCGTGGCGTCGGCCCTGCGCCTGTCTCCCGCCGCCCTGCTCGACGAGTTTGCCGCCTGGCTCGATGATACCCGGCAGAAGGGGGAGCGCGGTACCGACCTGGGCGATCAGGATATCTGGCTCATGCAGCGGGAGTTTCTCGACCGGATTTTCCGCCGCCGCAAGCGGGCGGCGCTTCTTCCCCTGGCCCTCGATCTGGTGGACTACCATTACTACTTCGCGGCAGCACTGGTTGCGCCGCCGCCTCCTCTTCCAACCGACCGGGAACTGTCGGGCCGGGATCTGCTCGGAGCGGTCTTTTCCCTCGCGCCGACGGCCCGGCTTGCCCACTTCTCCTATGAAATCGTCGATATTCTCGAAGCGGGAGAGGTGGATCTGGCGGCATTCCGCGACTGCTTTGCCCCTTCCGGCTCTTGGGCGGTCATTTATCCCCGGGGAGGAGACGTTTACACGGAACCGCTTCTCGAATCATATGCGAAATTTCTGCAGGGGCTCGACGGTACCGGCCAGGCCGGCGCAGCAGCGTCCCGTGCCGGCCTGACCCGGGCCGAGGCACGGGAATTTCTCGATTTCGCCGCGGCAGAGGGGATCGTTGTCCTTGCGACTCAGGCGCAGTAG
- a CDS encoding cytochrome c3 family protein: MLSTFLRLFPAFLLFVTLAGTAAAESGMAIDPATCLGCHSNKISAAAFSASVHGKNACTSCHVEITDLTKHMKGEVKVEKVRCERCHKKENAEHYSSVHAQKDVRCADCHTDIHTHSYWNKDKRKVVAKCIQCHDKEAGYRNSIHGKGVAAGNMDSAACNDCHNLHDIKPLGDPKSKENREFHTKVCLKCHADEKMMERNNVFTVAVKTYMDSYHGKNYRLGFPEKVAGCADCHTAHGVLPAKDPNSSVNPQNLVATCAKCHPKATPLFTKFYSHGELGDREKYPILYYTFIAMTGLLVSTFAVFWIHTLLWMFRGFVENREKQQALIHGHAEHHIPDGHKVYRRFKRRHIFLHLLVIISFLILSLSGLPLKFSSQHWAKFMMDHIFGHSANAALVHRIGAGITFVYFAGALLLSFHFLFVRKDIKGNWLQRMFGPDSLMPNFRDIKDVAGMVRWFLFRGPKPTFERWTYWEKFDFIAVFWGMFAIGGSGLMLWFPEFFGSFLPGWMFNVATIVHSDEALLATGFIFTVHFFNTHGRPEKFPMDFVIFNGQMPKHEFIEERGDQWKRYEELGITEEFAAKKTSGVVYDFIVKGFGFTAVVIGLTLVVLMLYAFLSGGAH; the protein is encoded by the coding sequence ATGTTGTCCACGTTTCTCCGGCTGTTCCCCGCGTTTCTGCTGTTCGTGACCCTCGCCGGCACGGCAGCGGCCGAGAGCGGCATGGCGATTGATCCCGCCACCTGTCTCGGCTGTCACAGCAACAAGATTTCGGCCGCGGCGTTCTCTGCCTCGGTACACGGCAAGAATGCCTGTACCAGCTGTCACGTGGAGATCACCGATCTGACCAAGCACATGAAGGGTGAGGTCAAGGTCGAAAAGGTGCGCTGCGAACGGTGCCACAAGAAGGAAAACGCCGAACACTACTCCAGTGTCCATGCCCAGAAAGATGTCAGGTGCGCTGACTGCCACACCGATATCCACACCCACTCCTACTGGAACAAGGATAAGCGCAAGGTCGTGGCCAAGTGTATCCAGTGCCACGATAAGGAGGCCGGTTACCGCAACTCGATCCACGGCAAGGGCGTCGCGGCCGGGAACATGGATTCGGCAGCCTGCAACGACTGCCACAACCTGCATGACATCAAACCGCTGGGTGATCCCAAGTCCAAGGAAAACAGAGAGTTCCATACCAAGGTGTGTCTGAAGTGTCACGCCGACGAGAAGATGATGGAGCGCAACAACGTCTTCACCGTCGCCGTCAAGACCTACATGGACAGCTACCACGGCAAGAACTACCGTCTCGGCTTCCCCGAGAAGGTCGCCGGCTGCGCCGACTGCCACACCGCCCACGGCGTGCTCCCGGCCAAGGATCCCAACTCCAGCGTTAATCCCCAGAACCTGGTCGCCACCTGCGCCAAGTGCCACCCGAAGGCGACCCCCCTCTTCACCAAGTTCTACTCCCACGGTGAGCTTGGCGATCGTGAGAAGTACCCGATCCTCTACTACACCTTCATCGCCATGACCGGCCTGCTCGTCAGCACCTTCGCCGTGTTCTGGATTCACACGCTGCTCTGGATGTTCCGCGGCTTCGTGGAAAACCGCGAGAAGCAACAGGCGCTCATTCACGGCCATGCCGAGCACCACATCCCCGATGGGCACAAGGTGTACCGCCGCTTCAAGCGTCGCCACATTTTCCTCCATCTCCTGGTCATCATCAGCTTCCTGATCCTGTCTCTCTCGGGTCTGCCGCTCAAGTTCAGCAGCCAGCACTGGGCGAAGTTCATGATGGATCACATCTTCGGGCACTCGGCCAATGCCGCGCTCGTTCACCGCATCGGTGCCGGCATCACCTTCGTCTACTTCGCGGGTGCTCTGCTCCTGTCCTTCCACTTCCTCTTCGTCCGGAAGGATATCAAGGGTAACTGGCTCCAGCGCATGTTCGGACCCGACTCTCTCATGCCCAACTTCCGCGACATCAAGGATGTGGCGGGGATGGTCCGCTGGTTCCTGTTCCGGGGGCCGAAGCCGACCTTCGAGCGCTGGACCTACTGGGAGAAATTCGACTTCATCGCGGTCTTCTGGGGTATGTTTGCCATCGGCGGCTCGGGCCTGATGCTCTGGTTCCCTGAGTTCTTCGGTAGCTTCCTGCCGGGCTGGATGTTCAACGTGGCCACCATCGTCCACTCCGACGAGGCGCTGCTTGCTACCGGCTTCATCTTCACGGTCCACTTCTTCAACACCCACGGCAGGCCCGAGAAGTTCCCGATGGACTTCGTCATCTTCAATGGTCAGATGCCGAAACATGAGTTCATCGAAGAGCGCGGCGACCAGTGGAAGCGCTATGAGGAACTCGGCATCACCGAGGAATTCGCCGCCAAGAAAACCAGTGGCGTCGTCTATGACTTCATCGTGAAAGGCTTTGGTTTCACCGCGGTAGTCATCGGCCTCACCCTGGTCGTGCTCATGCTGTACGCCTTCCTGAGCGGAGGCGCGCACTGA